gTTGTTATTCTATTAGTCATCAAGTTTATGGATCAGTTTCGGTTCTTAAACTATCAGGCGATCTAGTTATGTATATTTGCCGTGGCATCACTCAAAAAATCCATTGAAAGTTTGTACAACGTATGGTCCTACAATTTAGAGATtataaataacttaataaaaaataaacaaaaattgtttcttttaaaaatttagaatttatatttatgtaaaattatttctaaaattttgagAACCATAGACGATTACTATATTATAAATTCCTATATAAATCTAGagtttatatttatgtaaattattttttaaaattttgaggaCCATATGCGTTTATTTGTCCATGTCCAAGACCGGCCATGCGTTTATGTTTGGGGCTATAATCACATGTAACCACATTTGCCCATATGTGAGGCATGGAGGACACATCACATGAATACATGAGAGGTGAACGCCATTCTTGATTGGATGATGTTTTGAAGGGGTAAAAACACACATGGCCGGTATGTTTAAGTCTTGAGCTATAAAACACATTTCAGAAAATGGTTTTGTTttactaaaaagtaaaaaaaactcTGATTTGGCCATTTATTAGATTCTTAATCATAGTTTGATCTAAAGAACTTGTACTATATCCTATCTTCTTTTGTTTCCATATAGTCTAGAGTCAGAATAGAATTTACAAATTACCAACATATacttctcaaaaaaaaaagagttaccAACATATATGCTTATAAACTAACAAATTAAATAGATGGGTTTGATAGTAAGTACTCATCTTCTTGAAAAACCAATGAAGCAGAATGATAGTGAGTAGAAAAACCATGAAGATGCAGCAAGACTGTCCAGTTCCACGTCTTCTTCCTTCATCCATTGTAGTATCCCTTATTTCGCTCCACTCCTCCTCCGTCAACCTTACTGGAACATTCAGTGCTGAAGAACCGCAGATTTCACATACACtaacaaagaagagaaaacagaggTTTATCAGTAAAGATTTGCACTCACAATCTTGTAGAGAGGAGTTGAATACGTTACCTGTTTCCTCTTAGCTTGAACCAAGCTTCAGCGCAATGAAAATGCGCAAGGCCAAGCTCGTTTTTGCATTTGCAACCAATCTGAATCAACTCTACGCTTGCAGACTTGCCAGAGACTCTATCTGGCGTTTGATCAGAACCAAAGTGACAGATTCTGCAGATTCTTTGCCCGTTATCACTTTCTCCTCCACCGCTCAGATCAACCACGTGAAACTCCTTGTCTTTTGCTTTTGTTGATGCATCGCTCTCGTGACAGATTACCGCAGTAACAGTATTTGTAACTTCCTCGTGAACAGCATGAGCTGAAACGTTACTGCATCCAACACCATCTTCCCCCATTCTTGAATCATTCTCTTTTTGGTTTGAGATAGAGTTACTGGTCTCACCCTTCACATCAGAGACTACAATCACAGCCTCAGACACAGATCCAATCGATTTTGAACAGCTTTTCGTGTCCATTTCATTCATATACACACCAAAAACAAACGAGGAGCGGTTTTAGTTCAAGAACTCCCAAGTTCCTACAAAGTCGCGAGATCAAGAATGAATGTATCAGACAAAAGAGTTAGACATAAACCCAAAACAGAAAAAACCTGTAATAGCTTGAACATACTCAAATTACTGGTAAGCAGAGCTGTAAAGTACAATAACAATCAAACCCTTAACAGAATCAAGATGCAGTTGAACGACAAGTGAGAGGAAAGCGACGAACTTTTATGTCTGAGAACTACAAATCTCTGACAAAGTTTGGTTTTTTCTTTCAGATTTTCAGCAACTGAAGGAAGACAAATCAGACAATTGAATCTAAACCCTTTTGCCGGAAACGGATGCTCGTCGCTACAAATGCCTCTTTTGGGTTTCTTCTTCGATAAGACTCTCTTCAGCTAGATTTTAGGCAGTGAAAGAAACAAACCcattgtttagatatttattgAGTTACTAATGAAAGTCTCTTTCTTTAGAACATTTAAGGATGAGCTAATACAGTAAAGTTTGGTACCCTTTTCtatgtaaaaagaaaagaaaataacagaaAGAAGTTTGGCGAAGACTGAGAACAACTATTATCAActctaaatcatttttaattaaatgaaattaaCGATTTAAGTGGTGGAATAACTAAGTTTTTATCCGATAAATACAAAGTAAATTGGCAACTAGTATATTATGCAAATTAAGCTTATACTGCATAAGGTAGAAATGAATTTATTGTTACTATATATTCCTTACCATTTTTTATCAAACATTAGTCAATATCAgttattgtgtatatatattttgagtaAATAATCTTATATTGGAGGATAAATAGTTAGACAGTttaagtaaaataaactaatgaAAGAAAGCTAAATCTTTTGATCATATAAAATCTGTTTAGTAAATCAATTATCCTTTTAGAAATgagaatataaatattattaccaTTAGAAAGTTAAAGTAAGATAAATACAGTTCAACATCATCTTGAGATGACTCATGAGTCATGACTATTGATCTTATCCTCAATATTCgatatattattaagaaaaaaattatagacagtatacaaattcatatttgattttcaaccaaaaataataataattcgaATTACTGAGGGGGCATCATCAAAAGTTAAAGAACCTTGCCGAGGGAATTAACGTGAGCCTACTAAACCGGTAACACCATTATGACTAacctaaataataatattaatctCCTAAATGAACCAGAAAATgtaatgaaaaagaaagaagcaaatatgaatcaCCAATTGTGTAATTTGGAATTTCTTTTTGGCAGCAAGCTCTATTGCCACCCAACCCAAATTAGATTCTGAAGATAAGGTCGATAAGAAGGGTTAGATAATGAAATGATCCAAAAATgctatttttattagataaataaatgttgtaaaaaaattagataaataaatattggtGGTGGTGTTAAGTCATTATGACTTAGTCATACACAACACAAACTCTtggtaaagaaaaagaaataaaagaaagagtGACATCTATGAAGGAGGGCGTAGAACTCTTCATTCCTGCTATCTCCTTTGAAAGTTCCGAACTTAGCCCAATTTTACATTgaaatgattatttatttattgtcttATTAATTTATGGAGTATTAAACTTTAGAGTTTATATTGTATTTACCGCGGATGAAAGAAGAAGCAATATTTTACTTGATTTTCAACTTTCACTAACCTTCattttcttaccaaaaaaaaaaagaagaacaataGGGctgatatataaaaagtttgGAAGTCCTAAACCCCACAAAACACTTCTGC
This genomic stretch from Raphanus sativus cultivar WK10039 chromosome 3, ASM80110v3, whole genome shotgun sequence harbors:
- the LOC108847506 gene encoding uncharacterized protein LOC108847506, which produces MNEMDTKSCSKSIGSVSEAVIVVSDVKGETSNSISNQKENDSRMGEDGVGCSNVSAHAVHEEVTNTVTAVICHESDASTKAKDKEFHVVDLSGGGESDNGQRICRICHFGSDQTPDRVSGKSASVELIQIGCKCKNELGLAHFHCAEAWFKLRGNSVCEICGSSALNVPVRLTEEEWSEIRDTTMDEGRRRGTGQSCCIFMVFLLTIILLHWFFKKMSTYYQTHLFNLLVYKHICW